A genomic window from Streptomyces sp. NBC_01429 includes:
- a CDS encoding TetR/AcrR family transcriptional regulator has translation MARPRKPLLSRDRIVAAAGALVDAEGLEAVSTRRLAAELGVSGPSLYNHFRTKDEILEAVADAVSAQVDLSMFEEGDGRDWRTALHDWARSYRAALTDHPHIVPVLARGPGRRPAGLRVADAVFGAMVRAGWPPAQATSIGALMRYFITGSALGSFARGFVDDAAAYDPADYPHLGRAHLLAERQRQVDEGAFETGLRALLDGLALRYEQYEREER, from the coding sequence ATGGCCCGACCGCGCAAACCCCTGCTCAGCAGAGACCGCATCGTCGCCGCGGCCGGCGCGCTCGTGGACGCGGAGGGGCTGGAGGCGGTCTCCACCCGGCGGCTGGCCGCCGAGCTGGGGGTGAGCGGCCCCTCTCTCTACAACCACTTCCGCACCAAGGACGAGATCCTCGAAGCCGTCGCCGACGCCGTCAGCGCCCAGGTCGATCTGTCGATGTTCGAGGAGGGCGACGGCCGCGACTGGCGCACCGCGCTGCACGACTGGGCCCGCTCCTACCGCGCGGCCCTCACCGACCATCCGCACATCGTGCCGGTGCTCGCCCGGGGTCCCGGCCGGCGTCCGGCCGGGCTGCGGGTGGCCGACGCCGTGTTCGGCGCGATGGTACGGGCGGGGTGGCCGCCCGCGCAGGCCACCTCGATCGGGGCGCTGATGCGGTACTTCATCACCGGCTCCGCGCTCGGCTCGTTCGCCCGGGGCTTCGTGGACGACGCGGCGGCGTACGACCCGGCAGACTATCCGCATCTCGGCCGGGCGCATCTGCTCGCCGAGCGGCAGCGGCAGGTGGACGAGGGCGCGTTCGAGACCGGGCTGCGGGCGCTGCTGGACGGCCTCGCGCTCCGGTACGAACAGTACGAGCGGGAAGAGCGCTGA
- a CDS encoding YiaA/YiaB family inner membrane protein, with amino-acid sequence MTDTPVQQQSTAAFYVQAVASFALAVVAVTVGVLKLEASAWVRGFLGIAVLYLTTSAFTLAKVIRDRQEAGQIVSRVDQARLEKMLADHDPFQKL; translated from the coding sequence ATGACCGACACACCTGTTCAGCAGCAGAGCACCGCCGCCTTCTACGTACAGGCCGTGGCCTCCTTCGCCCTCGCCGTCGTCGCCGTGACCGTCGGCGTCCTCAAGCTCGAAGCCAGCGCCTGGGTGCGCGGTTTCCTCGGCATCGCCGTCCTCTATCTGACGACCTCGGCCTTCACCCTGGCCAAGGTGATCAGGGACCGGCAGGAGGCCGGACAGATCGTCAGCCGGGTCGACCAGGCCAGACTGGAGAAGATGCTCGCCGACCACGACCCCTTCCAGAAGCTCTGA
- a CDS encoding TetR/AcrR family transcriptional regulator → MRTAEQAADGENPPWGEVTPEAARKLLVAAVEAFAERGYHATTTRDIAGRAGMSPAALYIHFKTKEELLHRISRIGHDSALALLTAAADAEGTASERLAGAVRSFVRWHAERHTTARVVQYELDALGAEHRAEIVELRRSSGAAVRRILLDGVRDGEFDVPDVPGTTLAVLSLCIDVARWFNATGPRTPDEVGALYADLVLRMVSARGRRAPAQK, encoded by the coding sequence ATGCGTACGGCGGAGCAGGCGGCGGACGGCGAGAACCCGCCGTGGGGCGAGGTGACCCCGGAGGCGGCCAGGAAGCTGCTGGTCGCCGCCGTCGAAGCGTTCGCCGAGCGCGGCTACCACGCCACCACCACCCGCGACATCGCCGGCCGCGCCGGGATGAGCCCGGCGGCGCTCTACATCCACTTCAAGACGAAGGAAGAGCTGCTCCACCGGATCAGCCGTATCGGCCACGACAGCGCGCTGGCGCTGCTGACGGCCGCGGCGGACGCCGAGGGCACGGCGTCGGAACGGCTCGCGGGCGCCGTGCGCTCCTTCGTCCGCTGGCACGCGGAGCGGCACACCACCGCGCGCGTCGTGCAGTACGAACTCGACGCGCTCGGCGCCGAGCACCGCGCGGAGATCGTGGAGCTGCGCCGCAGCAGCGGTGCGGCGGTCCGGCGCATCCTGCTCGACGGCGTACGGGACGGGGAGTTCGACGTCCCCGACGTGCCGGGCACCACGCTCGCCGTGCTGTCGCTCTGCATCGATGTGGCGCGCTGGTTCAACGCGACGGGGCCGCGGACCCCCGACGAGGTCGGCGCGCTCTACGCCGATCTCGTCCTGCGGATGGTCTCGGCGCGCGGACGGCGCGCCCCGGCTCAGAAGTAG
- a CDS encoding MaoC family dehydratase, translated as MAEPRIFTSAAELLAGTGEQLGHSGWLEIDQKRVDLFAEATGDHQWIHVDPERAAAGPFGTTIAHGYLTLSLLPVLVPEILRVENVRMAVNYGTNKVRFPSPVPVGSRLRASAVLKDAVEAGGGVQVTALVTVEREGGEKPACVAESVSRYYF; from the coding sequence ATGGCCGAGCCGAGAATCTTCACCTCCGCGGCGGAGTTGCTGGCCGGGACGGGCGAGCAACTGGGGCACAGCGGCTGGCTGGAGATCGACCAGAAGCGCGTCGACCTCTTCGCCGAGGCCACCGGGGACCATCAGTGGATCCATGTGGACCCGGAGCGGGCCGCGGCCGGGCCGTTCGGCACGACGATCGCGCACGGCTATCTGACGCTGTCGCTGCTGCCCGTGCTCGTACCGGAGATCCTGCGGGTGGAGAACGTGCGGATGGCCGTCAACTACGGCACGAACAAAGTCCGTTTCCCCTCCCCCGTGCCCGTCGGCTCGCGGCTGCGCGCTTCGGCCGTCCTGAAGGACGCCGTGGAGGCGGGCGGCGGTGTGCAGGTCACGGCCCTGGTCACGGTGGAGCGCGAGGGCGGCGAGAAGCCGGCCTGCGTGGCGGAGTCCGTGTCCCGGTACTACTTCTGA
- a CDS encoding DUF1700 domain-containing protein, whose amino-acid sequence MKTKDTLVQDYLAAVERESAALPPGARQELVADLAEHIEVALAERPGAVREILQEVGDPRTIAGTALQELGHTPGAPVRKPGRRRSPAWLPIALLLISAVLPYTGGIALWAWLAVIAKIAAVVMVCRSRHWTAARKWTGLTLTVFVPVAAHVTWYALVVVPDNSSAIETWRWTAVALVLVLTLVGAGWLWRTKRP is encoded by the coding sequence GTGAAGACCAAGGACACCCTCGTCCAGGACTACCTGGCGGCCGTCGAACGCGAGAGCGCGGCGCTGCCCCCAGGCGCCCGCCAGGAACTCGTCGCCGACCTGGCCGAGCACATCGAGGTCGCGCTCGCCGAACGCCCCGGCGCCGTCCGCGAGATCCTCCAGGAAGTGGGCGACCCCCGCACGATCGCCGGCACGGCGCTCCAGGAACTCGGCCACACCCCGGGCGCACCCGTCCGCAAGCCCGGCCGGCGCCGCTCCCCGGCCTGGCTGCCGATCGCGCTCCTGCTGATCAGCGCCGTCCTGCCCTACACGGGAGGCATCGCCCTCTGGGCCTGGCTCGCCGTCATCGCCAAAATCGCGGCCGTCGTGATGGTGTGCCGCTCCCGGCACTGGACGGCGGCCCGGAAGTGGACCGGCCTCACGCTGACCGTCTTCGTCCCCGTGGCCGCTCACGTCACCTGGTACGCGCTCGTCGTCGTCCCCGACAACAGCTCCGCGATCGAGACGTGGCGCTGGACGGCCGTCGCCCTGGTGCTCGTCCTGACGCTGGTCGGCGCCGGGTGGCTGTGGCGCACGAAGCGCCCCTGA
- a CDS encoding PadR family transcriptional regulator, with amino-acid sequence MERGKASRQAPEKVESQLRKGVLEYCVLALMRDGPRYGVELLNELQETGALATSQGTVYPLLSRLRRDELVVTTWQESTSGPPRRYYELTEAGHAALAEFAGIWPGFRDSVDRLLKPATGHRHHPAKEHP; translated from the coding sequence ATGGAACGCGGTAAGGCAAGTCGCCAGGCGCCGGAGAAGGTCGAGAGCCAGCTCCGCAAAGGGGTTCTGGAGTACTGCGTCCTGGCCCTCATGCGCGACGGTCCCCGCTACGGGGTCGAACTGCTGAACGAGTTGCAGGAGACCGGCGCCCTGGCGACCAGCCAGGGCACGGTCTACCCACTGCTGTCACGGTTGCGGCGCGACGAACTCGTCGTCACCACCTGGCAGGAGTCCACCTCCGGTCCGCCACGGAGGTACTACGAACTGACCGAGGCCGGGCACGCGGCGCTCGCCGAGTTCGCCGGGATCTGGCCAGGATTCCGCGACTCCGTCGACCGCCTCCTCAAACCGGCCACCGGGCATCGGCACCATCCCGCGAAGGAACACCCGTGA